The Candidatus Thorarchaeota archaeon genome contains a region encoding:
- the fsa gene encoding fructose-6-phosphate aldolase — translation MKFFIDSANVEAIRQAHDRGMCDGVTTNPSLVAKEGRNFRKVVEEIAEFVEGPISLEVVAENAVEMVKEARELNSWIGNAAIKIPLTWEGLKAVRVLASEDIKTNVTLCFSANQAIMAAKAGATFVSPFIGRLDDVGHVGMSLIEDIVQIYGNYGFETEVIVASVRHPIHVHEAALLGADIVTIPPDVLSKMISHPLTDIGIERFLKDWEKVKDK, via the coding sequence TTGAAGTTCTTCATAGACTCGGCTAATGTTGAAGCAATCCGTCAGGCCCACGACAGAGGCATGTGTGACGGAGTGACAACAAACCCATCGCTTGTGGCCAAAGAGGGTCGCAACTTCCGAAAGGTCGTCGAGGAGATAGCGGAATTCGTCGAGGGACCTATCAGTCTCGAAGTGGTGGCTGAGAACGCCGTCGAGATGGTCAAGGAGGCCAGAGAACTCAACAGCTGGATAGGGAATGCCGCCATCAAGATTCCCCTGACGTGGGAGGGACTGAAGGCAGTCCGTGTCCTTGCCTCAGAGGACATCAAGACGAACGTCACACTGTGTTTCAGTGCAAATCAGGCGATAATGGCAGCCAAGGCAGGTGCCACCTTTGTATCACCATTCATCGGCAGGCTTGATGATGTCGGCCATGTGGGCATGTCACTCATAGAGGACATCGTACAGATCTATGGCAACTATGGCTTTGAGACCGAGGTGATTGTTGCCAGTGTAAGACATCCGATACATGTGCATGAGGCTGCCCTCCTCGGCGCCGACATAGTCACAATCCCACCGGATGTCTTGAGCAAGATGATAAGCCATCCCCTGACAGACATTGGTATCGAGAGGTTTCTCAAGGACTGGGAGAAAGTCAAGGACAAGTGA
- the mutL gene encoding DNA mismatch repair endonuclease MutL encodes MGRVRVLPSDVVALISAGEVIDNPASIVKELVENSLDAGATHIDISISNGGIDQIVVADNGCGILKEDLPICIERHSTSKIATRSDIDAIATYGFRGEALASIAAVANLIITTRAREEQTGSRLVSRPGGEVSVSEASRPPGTTVDVTELFALFPARRKHLAEPKTEAQRIVDVVIAHAVVRNDIGFRLSRDRTTIIECPAGQSPVDRVVSLWGSDIARSLVEIDGERSGVRVKGFAVRPNITRGNRSRMLFSVLRRPICDERMSSAVEAAYENLLMRGRHPLCCIDVTVDKRSVDPNVHPTKKEIRLQDIDLVTQLIYESVNRAITKETPYEPAGTLEDFLHQSDETPSHYPHHRPAPGPARRTPTWPLVEKTVLETPPPSPDEATMNIPNLGGLFRIIGQMNNVYLLLEFEDGLVIVDQHAAHERVMYERLRRQVNEGKAYSQELLEPIVLRLDPRDVEDVLLLTDQLDIVGFSISSFGGNEILVSSVPAVLGRQVSEKEIVSLVDDILSTGTDHAREHFMDEIVKVTACHSAIRAGQPLSIGEVRALLEDMAKTPDRYNCPHGRPTLIKVTQEELDMRFKRLL; translated from the coding sequence ATGGGCAGAGTTCGAGTCTTGCCTAGTGATGTCGTGGCCCTGATATCGGCCGGGGAGGTGATTGACAACCCCGCATCTATAGTCAAGGAACTGGTTGAGAACTCACTGGATGCCGGGGCGACGCACATAGACATCTCCATTTCCAATGGTGGTATCGACCAGATTGTTGTGGCTGACAACGGGTGTGGCATACTGAAGGAAGACCTTCCCATATGCATAGAACGTCACTCCACCAGCAAGATTGCGACAAGAAGTGATATCGACGCTATTGCCACTTATGGCTTCAGAGGCGAGGCACTGGCAAGCATAGCGGCGGTGGCCAATCTGATAATCACGACTCGTGCTCGGGAAGAGCAGACTGGCTCCAGGCTGGTCTCACGTCCTGGTGGAGAGGTGTCCGTGTCCGAGGCGAGCCGTCCACCAGGGACCACAGTGGATGTCACCGAGTTGTTCGCTCTGTTCCCTGCCCGGAGAAAACACCTTGCAGAGCCCAAGACCGAAGCGCAGAGGATTGTCGATGTCGTCATAGCACATGCAGTAGTCAGGAATGACATCGGTTTCAGGCTCAGTCGTGATAGGACGACAATCATTGAATGTCCAGCCGGTCAGAGTCCTGTTGACAGGGTCGTGAGCCTCTGGGGCTCTGACATTGCCCGCTCCCTGGTGGAAATAGACGGTGAGAGAAGCGGAGTCAGGGTGAAAGGCTTCGCTGTCAGGCCGAACATCACAAGAGGCAACCGGTCGAGGATGCTCTTCTCTGTCCTCAGACGACCCATATGCGACGAGCGCATGAGCAGCGCAGTCGAGGCTGCCTACGAGAACCTGCTCATGAGAGGCAGACACCCTCTCTGCTGCATCGACGTGACTGTGGACAAGAGAAGTGTCGATCCCAATGTCCACCCCACGAAGAAGGAGATTCGTCTGCAGGACATTGACCTTGTCACCCAGCTCATCTACGAGTCCGTCAACCGCGCAATCACGAAAGAGACCCCATACGAGCCTGCTGGTACGCTCGAGGACTTCCTTCATCAGTCCGATGAAACACCATCACACTACCCCCACCACAGACCGGCTCCCGGTCCGGCAAGGCGGACTCCCACATGGCCACTGGTGGAGAAGACGGTCTTGGAGACACCGCCACCGAGTCCTGACGAGGCCACCATGAACATCCCGAACTTGGGAGGGCTCTTCAGAATCATCGGACAGATGAATAACGTATACTTGCTCTTGGAGTTCGAAGATGGTCTCGTCATAGTGGACCAGCACGCAGCACATGAACGTGTCATGTATGAGCGGCTCAGAAGACAGGTGAACGAGGGCAAGGCATACTCGCAGGAACTCCTTGAGCCAATCGTGCTTCGTCTTGACCCAAGAGATGTGGAGGACGTGCTTCTTCTCACTGACCAGCTCGACATTGTCGGATTCTCAATAAGCTCCTTTGGCGGTAACGAGATCCTTGTCTCATCGGTGCCAGCAGTCCTTGGCAGACAGGTATCAGAGAAGGAGATTGTGTCCCTTGTCGACGACATTCTCTCAACCGGTACGGACCATGCACGCGAGCACTTCATGGACGAGATAGTCAAAGTGACTGCCTGTCACTCCGCAATCAGAGCAGGTCAGCCTCTCAGTATCGGTGAGGTTCGAGCACTCCTTGAAGACATGGCCAAGACACCCGACAGATACAACTGTCCGCATGGCAGGCCCACCCTCATCAAGGTCACTCAGGAGGAGCTCGACATGCGTTTCAAGAGACTGCTCTGA
- a CDS encoding type III secretion system chaperone, protein MSTTWFLAKEYLKRLEVEFEEKEKKTFSLFPHGPTKTEEIEVFPEASWITLTTRLHDLSKTPLKSRRTIYETLLKTNASLVGVSFGVDKKSYIVLTNAIPITGISYDAFSAIYEAHMTGIKFFHNKLFPLISPKE, encoded by the coding sequence GTGAGCACCACATGGTTCTTGGCAAAGGAGTACCTCAAACGACTGGAGGTCGAGTTCGAGGAGAAAGAGAAGAAGACCTTCAGCCTATTTCCACACGGACCCACCAAGACCGAAGAGATCGAGGTGTTCCCAGAGGCCAGTTGGATAACGCTCACCACTCGACTTCACGACCTCTCGAAGACACCATTGAAGAGTCGAAGAACGATCTACGAGACGCTGTTGAAGACTAATGCCAGTCTCGTGGGTGTCAGCTTCGGTGTTGACAAGAAGTCCTACATAGTGCTGACTAACGCAATTCCCATCACTGGCATATCTTATGATGCATTCAGTGCCATCTATGAGGCACACATGACCGGCATTAAGTTCTTCCACAACAAACTCTTCCCACTCATCTCTCCAAAGGAGTAG
- a CDS encoding ribulose-phosphate 3-epimerase yields the protein MKTIIAPSILSANFARLEDDIKAAERGGADYFHIDVMDGHFVPNISFGPIVARTMRRITKTPLDAHLMITNPDKYIPEFVDAGVELIYPHVEATYDVYRTVQLITDFGAKAGITLNPGSPAEWVEPLLDRIDYVLVMSVCPGFGGQKFQPDSIRKIRRLRELLDSSKPSVQIAVDGGVSKDNIRSLREAGANFFVAGSSVFGTGDISKAVRELRAAAGES from the coding sequence ATGAAGACCATAATTGCTCCATCCATATTGTCTGCCAACTTCGCTCGTCTGGAGGACGACATCAAGGCCGCGGAGAGAGGCGGAGCTGACTACTTCCACATCGACGTGATGGATGGTCACTTCGTCCCGAATATATCATTTGGGCCAATCGTCGCACGCACGATGAGAAGAATCACAAAGACCCCTCTGGATGCCCATCTGATGATCACGAACCCCGACAAGTACATTCCTGAGTTTGTGGATGCCGGGGTGGAACTGATATACCCCCACGTGGAAGCGACGTACGATGTATATCGGACAGTGCAGCTGATAACCGATTTCGGAGCAAAGGCGGGCATTACGCTGAACCCGGGCTCACCTGCAGAGTGGGTGGAACCTCTGCTCGACAGGATTGACTACGTGTTGGTGATGTCAGTCTGCCCGGGATTCGGAGGACAGAAGTTCCAGCCGGACTCCATCCGAAAGATTCGTCGGCTCAGAGAGCTTCTGGACAGCAGCAAGCCATCAGTCCAGATTGCGGTTGATGGCGGGGTCAGCAAGGACAACATCAGAAGCCTGAGGGAAGCAGGTGCTAACTTCTTCGTTGCAGGCTCGTCGGTCTTTGGGACAGGCGACATATCGAAGGCAGTGAGGGAGCTACGGGCGGCTGCAGGGGAGAGTTGA
- a CDS encoding ABC transporter substrate-binding protein codes for MEKNQIIAIVIVVVIVGSVGVAYLFMQPVRPEIKTAKNEIVYETIGNPEYLDPHTDYESFGSWISYNVYETLYTYDWDSADTSPSVPLLATGYTVSGDGLNWTFTLRQNVKFHDGTPFNASCVKYNFERVMALFDTFGPAWMFAEPILGGQAIEDAAYEYGEGSPQHAGNYTAWKAANDAGTGAIIVLDTYTIRFRLAYPYAAFLAAITYEVGAQMSPTWVEAHGGITIGEHNDYVDSHTCGTGPYMVTAWVPDQYIQLDVNPNYWRAASAKTEVTPYAGNITRVTIKTNEDVSSRILNLQSHTTDIGYWPVSHATQIYNGVTGPSGDGNLKSANPFLKLWAQEPTYDVMFLGFNMNQYLNRSGNTVLSPFVIKELRESLSYAFNYKTYIDNVLNGFGQQGQGPIPIGMFGHNDSLFMYEYDIEKAVDKWNEAMTKGLPAILANMSYTLDIYYNSGNTNRERACLLMKDGITAILNHPDSTKPAQTLTINVNALEWASYLYQVRNKQLPLFFLGWAPDYADPDNYVGPFVKSTGTYPLRIGLTGSPGWNAALVDGWINSAAQTQNATLRLQYYGLIQDAIVDHCAYIWAYQAQSFHVEADYMFGYQFNPMHDAYFYHYYKAYGVGMTVW; via the coding sequence TTGGAGAAGAACCAGATTATCGCGATAGTAATTGTGGTAGTAATCGTCGGTTCTGTCGGTGTGGCCTATCTGTTCATGCAACCCGTCAGACCGGAGATAAAGACCGCAAAGAACGAAATCGTGTATGAAACAATCGGTAACCCCGAGTATCTGGATCCCCATACTGACTACGAGTCATTCGGCTCATGGATCTCGTACAATGTCTATGAAACCCTGTACACGTATGATTGGGATTCAGCTGACACCTCACCATCAGTGCCGCTGCTTGCTACAGGATACACCGTATCCGGTGATGGCCTCAACTGGACCTTCACTCTCCGCCAGAATGTCAAGTTCCACGACGGGACACCCTTCAATGCAAGCTGTGTCAAGTACAACTTCGAGCGCGTGATGGCACTCTTCGACACCTTCGGACCGGCCTGGATGTTTGCCGAGCCAATCCTTGGTGGACAGGCAATTGAGGATGCCGCATACGAGTATGGTGAGGGAAGTCCACAACATGCCGGCAACTACACTGCATGGAAGGCTGCTAATGACGCAGGGACAGGTGCAATCATAGTCCTTGACACCTACACCATCAGGTTCCGCCTTGCCTACCCATACGCTGCATTCCTTGCCGCGATTACCTACGAAGTCGGTGCGCAGATGAGCCCAACATGGGTTGAGGCGCATGGTGGCATCACAATAGGTGAACACAACGACTACGTCGACTCGCACACCTGTGGCACCGGACCGTACATGGTCACGGCGTGGGTGCCAGACCAGTACATCCAGCTTGATGTCAACCCCAACTACTGGCGTGCCGCTTCAGCAAAGACAGAGGTCACCCCGTACGCAGGCAACATCACTAGGGTCACTATCAAGACCAACGAGGATGTCAGCAGCAGGATTCTGAACCTCCAGTCCCACACGACTGACATCGGCTACTGGCCTGTCAGCCACGCAACACAAATCTATAATGGTGTGACTGGTCCCAGCGGCGACGGCAACTTGAAGTCAGCCAATCCGTTCCTGAAGCTGTGGGCCCAAGAACCAACCTACGATGTGATGTTCCTCGGATTTAACATGAACCAGTACTTGAACCGTTCCGGCAATACAGTACTTAGCCCGTTTGTGATAAAGGAGCTCCGTGAGTCACTGTCCTACGCATTCAACTACAAAACATACATTGACAACGTATTGAATGGCTTTGGTCAGCAAGGACAGGGACCAATCCCAATAGGCATGTTCGGCCACAACGACAGTCTCTTCATGTACGAGTACGACATCGAGAAGGCTGTTGATAAGTGGAACGAGGCCATGACAAAGGGTCTACCCGCAATCCTTGCCAACATGAGCTACACGTTGGACATATACTACAACAGCGGCAACACCAACCGCGAGAGAGCCTGTCTCCTCATGAAGGACGGTATCACTGCCATCCTGAACCACCCGGACTCCACCAAGCCGGCACAGACACTGACAATCAATGTCAATGCGCTTGAGTGGGCGTCATACCTCTACCAGGTGAGGAACAAGCAGCTCCCGCTCTTCTTCCTGGGTTGGGCTCCTGACTACGCAGACCCTGACAACTACGTTGGTCCGTTCGTCAAGAGCACAGGTACCTACCCGCTCCGAATCGGTCTTACGGGTTCACCGGGTTGGAATGCCGCCTTGGTCGATGGCTGGATCAACTCTGCAGCTCAGACGCAGAACGCCACCCTCCGACTGCAGTACTATGGTCTGATTCAGGACGCCATAGTGGATCACTGCGCTTACATCTGGGCGTACCAGGCACAGTCATTCCATGTGGAAGCCGACTACATGTTCGGATACCAGTTCAACCCCATGCATGACGCGTACTTCTACCACTACTACAAGGCGTACGGCGTCGGCATGACTGTCTGGTAG
- a CDS encoding amidohydrolase, which yields MKIEADLVVFNGNIITMDPAQPMATTLAIKNFKFLAVGKDEHIEDLLPTARRVIDLGGKTALPGFVDAHTHITVEGIRASHVRLSDAKSIAEVQALLREAVPRHAPGQWIRGYGWDESRWSEKRYITASDLDAVSRDHPIAVDRVDMHLTSVNTTAMQQMAIPDQEGVLKDAKGRPIGVYRDVADVHKALYPTADEVRRGVVAATRIANVHGITTAVDNIQPGTLRLIRECETSNELTARLVVNIRDKQMEHLIKLGITSGMGSPMVRIGGVKSFIDGSIGARTAAVSEPYKDDRKNKGRLLTTPRALKRLVTTAVHGGLQTAIHAIGDAAIEMLIATFESLSDDERSLMRAQRHRIEHAEMISEDQIRRATALGLILSMQPNFVVPWQLEGGLYYDRFEDDRVDCMNMFRVALDNGARVCFGSDGMPYGPLYGIWAAATHPNPKVRLSVEEALRCYTVVGAYASFMERIAGSITVGKRADFVVLSDNILRTSPSCIKDIVVENTFVGGIEEFSVAKNR from the coding sequence ATGAAGATTGAGGCAGACCTCGTGGTCTTCAATGGCAACATCATAACCATGGACCCAGCCCAGCCCATGGCTACGACCCTTGCAATCAAGAACTTCAAGTTCCTAGCTGTCGGCAAGGACGAACACATCGAAGACCTTCTCCCCACCGCCAGACGGGTCATCGACCTTGGGGGCAAGACCGCACTACCCGGCTTTGTGGATGCTCATACTCATATCACTGTCGAAGGCATACGAGCGTCCCACGTAAGACTGAGCGACGCAAAGTCAATTGCGGAGGTTCAAGCGCTCCTGAGAGAAGCTGTGCCACGGCACGCTCCCGGCCAATGGATTCGAGGATATGGATGGGACGAGAGTCGCTGGTCAGAAAAGCGCTACATCACTGCATCCGACTTGGATGCTGTGTCAAGAGATCATCCCATAGCAGTGGACCGCGTTGACATGCACCTGACATCAGTAAACACCACAGCTATGCAGCAGATGGCGATACCGGACCAAGAGGGCGTGTTGAAGGACGCCAAGGGGCGCCCTATCGGGGTCTATCGGGACGTGGCAGACGTACACAAGGCCCTCTATCCCACCGCTGATGAGGTCAGAAGAGGGGTTGTTGCAGCCACACGTATTGCGAATGTGCATGGCATCACCACTGCGGTTGACAACATTCAACCTGGCACACTGCGGCTCATCCGTGAATGTGAGACGAGCAACGAGTTGACGGCAAGACTGGTCGTCAACATCAGGGACAAGCAGATGGAGCACCTGATCAAGCTGGGCATCACATCTGGGATGGGCAGTCCAATGGTCCGAATTGGTGGTGTCAAGAGCTTCATTGACGGTTCCATAGGCGCGCGCACCGCGGCCGTGTCGGAGCCCTACAAGGATGACAGGAAGAACAAGGGCCGTCTTCTCACTACTCCCAGAGCCTTGAAGCGACTGGTCACTACCGCAGTCCATGGTGGACTTCAGACGGCCATCCATGCCATAGGCGATGCTGCCATTGAGATGCTCATTGCTACATTCGAGTCACTGAGCGACGATGAGAGGTCACTCATGAGAGCACAGCGCCACAGGATTGAGCATGCGGAGATGATAAGCGAGGACCAGATTCGCCGTGCCACAGCACTGGGACTCATCCTCTCCATGCAGCCCAACTTCGTCGTTCCGTGGCAGCTTGAAGGCGGACTCTACTACGACCGCTTCGAAGATGATAGAGTCGACTGCATGAACATGTTCCGGGTGGCGCTTGACAATGGGGCAAGGGTGTGCTTTGGTTCGGACGGTATGCCGTACGGACCGCTCTATGGCATATGGGCCGCCGCCACGCACCCGAACCCAAAGGTCAGACTGAGTGTGGAAGAAGCTTTGCGATGCTACACTGTTGTGGGCGCCTACGCCTCCTTCATGGAGCGCATCGCGGGTAGCATCACAGTGGGCAAGCGCGCAGACTTCGTTGTGCTGTCGGACAACATTCTGCGAACAAGCCCGAGCTGCATAAAGGACATCGTGGTGGAGAACACATTTGTTGGCGGCATCGAGGAGTTCTCCGTTGCGAAGAACAGGTGA